The genomic window CTTGAACGAGGGGTAGCGGGGCTCGACCACACCGGCGGTCACCGACACGAGGGCGGGCAGCGGGGCTTCGCACTGGTCGTAGCCGGCCTCGGTCTGGCGTTGGACCTTGACCTTGCCGTCACCGGTCTCGATGCTCTTGGCGAAGGTGATCGAGGGGAGGTCGAGGAGGGCGGCGACCTGTTCGGGCGTGGTGCCCGTGTAGCCGTCGGTGGACTCCGTGGCGGCGATCACCAGGTCGGGCTCGACGCGCTTGATGGCGGCGGCGAGGACCTTGGCGGTGGAGAGGGCGTCCGAGCCGGCGAGTGCCGGGTCGCTCACGAGGATGGCCTTGGCGGCCCCCATGGCGAGGCCGGTGCGCAGGCCGCCCATCTCGTTGTTGGGTGCCATCGAGACGAGGGTGACCTCGCCGTCGCCACCGGCGGCGGTGACGAGCTGCAGCGCCATCTCGACGCCGTAGGCATCGGACTCGTCGAGGATGAGCTTGCCATCCCGCTTGAGCCACTTGGTCTCTGGATCCAGCGAGCCCGGCGAGGCCGGGTCCGGGATCTGCTTCACGCAGACGACGACGTTCATAGGTGACATCCTCTCCCCACACCGGGGCCTTGCCAAATCCAACGGGCTGCTCGCGCTCCGGGTCAGGCTGCTGGGTCCGGCTGTAGCGTGCGGTGCCCTTGAAGGTCCTGCTCCTGGTCAACTCCTCTGCATCGTCGGTGACCGCCCGCTCGCGGGTGGTGATCCAGAATGCCCTGAGCGCCGACCACGAGGTCACGCTGGCGGAGACCAGCCGGCGCGGCCACGCCGCCCGCCTGGCCCAGGGAGCGGCGGCGGCCGGCATCGAGGTCGTCGTGGTGCTCGGCGGCGACGGCACCCTCAACGAAGCGGCCAACGGCCTCGCCGGCACCGACTGCGCCCTCGGGGTGCTGCCCGGCGGCTCCACGAACGTCTTCGCCCGCACCCTCGGCCTGCCGAACGACCCCATCGAGGCCACGGCGTCGCTGCTCGAGGCCCTCGCCGCCGGCAGCATCCGCCCGGTGAGCCTCGGATCGGTCAACGGCCGCTACTTCCTCTTCCACGTGGGGCTGGGCTACGACGCCGCCGTGGTGCGCCAGGTCGAGCGCTGGGCCGGCCTCAAGCGCTACGCCGGTCACCCGCTGTTCGTCTATGCCGCCCTCACCACCTGGTTCCGCCACTACGACCGCAGCCGTCCCCGCTTCGCC from Acidimicrobiales bacterium includes these protein-coding regions:
- a CDS encoding diacylglycerol kinase family protein encodes the protein MKVLLLVNSSASSVTARSRVVIQNALSADHEVTLAETSRRGHAARLAQGAAAAGIEVVVVLGGDGTLNEAANGLAGTDCALGVLPGGSTNVFARTLGLPNDPIEATASLLEALAAGSIRPVSLGSVNGRYFLFHVGLGYDAAVVRQVERWAGLKRYAGHPLFVYAALTTWFRHYDRSRPRFALHFPDGDVVDDGYFALCFNTHPYTFLGNRPLEVAPDATLERGLVTLTMRTMRFATTLTVVASAIGSGRRARSHRLTDYRTDLPGLRVVGHGPFPYQVDGDYLGEVEELELRHEPGVLRLVTPVSLG
- a CDS encoding electron transfer flavoprotein subunit beta/FixA family protein → MNVVVCVKQIPDPASPGSLDPETKWLKRDGKLILDESDAYGVEMALQLVTAAGGDGEVTLVSMAPNNEMGGLRTGLAMGAAKAILVSDPALAGSDALSTAKVLAAAIKRVEPDLVIAATESTDGYTGTTPEQVAALLDLPSITFAKSIETGDGKVKVQRQTEAGYDQCEAPLPALVSVTAGVVEPRYPSFKGIMAAKSKPVEELTVADLGLDADQVGAAGARQEIVSVTAAPEREAGEIIEDDGEGHLKIVQFLESQKVI